Part of the Drosophila santomea strain STO CAGO 1482 chromosome 2L, Prin_Dsan_1.1, whole genome shotgun sequence genome is shown below.
TGTTGCTCGACTAATGGGCTTAAAAGGTTgtgtaaaaacaaaacgagCCAGCCAAATGGCACTCCCTGGTGGCCTGGTGgtcaaataaaatcaataatccttaaaaatacaatattttacgcaaaaacatattttttaataggCTGCACGCGACCAAAAACGGCAGAGAATACATTTTGCGAgtgcacaacaaaaaaaagcgTTCATAAAAACGAGCCAGGGATTTGCAGAATGCATTTTTTGTAGCCGACGACCAATTTGCAAtcaaagtaattttaatgcaaattttatATGTAGCCGCACGTATAGTTGTTGCAGCGTAGATAGCACCGCGTTGGCCACCAACTGAGCCCAGGAGCAGCCTGAAAGccgtaaataaaaacaaaaagtgagCGCCACAGGAAAAGTCGGAATAGGGTCGCAAAAAACTGGCGCTTAACTGCGGACCGGAGGGTCAGACATTCAGTCGTCCCACTTCCCCACATCACCACTTTCCCACTCACCGAAAGcggtttgtttatttaaatgattttatgACTTTTGCGAACACCAAATGGTGACAACTTGTGGCCCTGAAGTTCAGTGCGGCCAAACAAAGAgtgtttataaaaatgaaaaagaaattgtTAAAATATGATAATGCAAAAAAACGAATATAGAATGCTCgacatttatacatttttcttacAGTTTTGCGACTAGTGCATTATATTCCATCCCTCCATTTCAATGCAAATATCATATTCATGCTATTAAATACTAGTTCCGGTGCGGTTCCGGTTATtcaattgatttgtttttattcttgCTCGCTTAGTAACTATTTGGCAGGAGTTGGGCAAGTTTTTATCTATAAATACATAGTTTGCAGTACTAGCTCTGTTTTTTCTTGAGCTTTCGTTGCTGATTTACTTTTGACTTTCCAGAACTCTGTCTAAGTTTTCTAAACACTAAACCAAAAACTAATTTAGTAATAAAGCAGAGCGCAACAATAGTTGCCAGGATGACAGCATAGACGTCCAGGTTATGGGCTGCTATGTAGCTCATGTGCACCACAGGACTCTGGATGTGCGCTGCTCCATGGTAGCGCATCACGTACTCCACCCAGTAGATCAGGCTCATTCTAGCACTCATGGGTCGATCTCGATAGAGCGTGGAGAAGGACTTTACGGCAGTGGCGTACTTGGGATTCTCGAGAACCTCCCGAATGCCCTGAAGGAAGCTGTCCTCCTCCAGGGTGAGCAGGCTTTGCTTCAGTCCAAAGCCCTGCCGCACCATGGCATCGGCATTGGCGGGCTGGTCTCCGAAAACTGGCAGGGCCAACATGGGTTTTCCATGGTACTGGGCCTCCGTGATGCCGCCCTTTCCCGCATGGGTGATGAAGAGCGTTAGGTTCGGATGTGCCAGGACGTCGTCCTGGGGCACCCACTTGGAGTAGAGTATGTTTTCCGACCTGCCCGGCACGTTCTCCAAATCGTCACACTTCCAGATCACCTTCTGCTGCAGCTTGGAGAGGACATTGTACATTTTCTGCAACGTGTCGGCGCTCAGGTGATCCTGCTTCAGGTTGGAGCCCAGGCTGAGTAGAATAGCTCCTTGTGGAGCTTCGCCCAGGAACTTCTCCATGTTTTCTGGCAACGCATCCGGCTGTTCCTTGACCTGTATGCCACCGACTTCGATTACAGCTGGTACATTGGGTCGGATGGGTCCCTCGCTGATGCCGTGCGAGGCGAAGAAGATGAGCGAAATGTTTTTGTTCAAGTCCTCATAGCTGGGCAGTGTGGGGTCGTTGCCATAGATCTCCCTGAAAAAAGATCGCTGAAGTGGGTACTATGAATTAAA
Proteins encoded:
- the LOC120458883 gene encoding UDP-glycosyltransferase UGT5; the encoded protein is MVGISRCLALQIVLLIAGAHGANILGLFTSLSPSHLVIQMSMARILAEQGHNMTVVTVLKPPSLHKNINHILVPMNEDTLNAFSSLVGGMSKTDNSNAIVSMFRSLKVISESFSKMGDVMKQPLIRDLYEHADNKFDLVLMGYFMNSYQLAVAHKLKVPVVVAVSNPPSFLGYVLGNPSEVSYVPPMNMVIESGQSLGFGRRALNLLGSLAIRLFMFVIELKNTKIYREIYGNDPTLPSYEDLNKNISLIFFASHGISEGPIRPNVPAVIEVGGIQVKEQPDALPENMEKFLGEAPQGAILLSLGSNLKQDHLSADTLQKMYNVLSKLQQKVIWKCDDLENVPGRSENILYSKWVPQDDVLAHPNLTLFITHAGKGGITEAQYHGKPMLALPVFGDQPANADAMVRQGFGLKQSLLTLEEDSFLQGIREVLENPKYATAVKSFSTLYRDRPMSARMSLIYWVEYVMRYHGAAHIQSPVVHMSYIAAHNLDVYAVILATIVALCFITKLVFGLVFRKLRQSSGKSKVNQQRKLKKKQS